The proteins below are encoded in one region of Methanoculleus taiwanensis:
- a CDS encoding Lrp/AsnC family transcriptional regulator → MDEKDRLLLRELEENSSVPLEDLAVMADLSESDVQNRIRRLEEAGVIRKYTAVVDWERAGDGIVAAVIELKVSPERDYGYDRIADRIARFRQVRSLRLMTGTYDLQLIVTGGSMHEIARFVSEQIAPMDRIRETATHIVMKSYKENGNILAEREEVERLPYSF, encoded by the coding sequence ATGGATGAGAAGGATCGTCTGCTCCTCCGGGAACTGGAGGAGAACAGCAGTGTTCCGCTGGAAGATCTGGCGGTCATGGCCGACTTAAGTGAGAGTGACGTACAGAATCGGATCCGGCGACTGGAAGAGGCGGGCGTTATCCGGAAGTATACCGCCGTCGTCGATTGGGAGCGGGCAGGGGACGGGATTGTCGCTGCCGTCATCGAACTGAAGGTCTCGCCCGAGCGGGATTACGGGTACGACCGAATCGCCGACCGGATCGCCCGGTTCCGGCAGGTCCGCTCGCTTCGGCTGATGACCGGCACCTATGACCTCCAGCTGATCGTTACCGGGGGGAGCATGCACGAGATAGCCCGTTTTGTCTCCGAGCAGATTGCGCCCATGGATCGTATCCGGGAGACGGCGACGCATATTGTCATGAAATCCTACAAGGAGAACGGCAATATCCTCGCCGAGCGCGAAGAGGTCGAACGTCTCCCCTATTCGTTCTGA